The window CAAGGCAGAGTTCAAGCAGGCTCTCATCGGGATGGGGCTTCCTGACGTCGTTGCCGAGTTGATCGCGGAATCCGATATCGGCGCATCGAGGGATGAGTTGGAGGACAAGGGCCGGCAACTGAGCGCATTGATCGGCCGTCCGACGACGCCCTACCGGCAGATTGTCGAAACGGCAGTTGCTGCCGGCTGACAGTTTGCCAGGCCTTATCGGATACAGGTGCCGTGGTATGGATCATACCCGACTGTCGTTTCGGCGGCGCCTCGTGTTGCCAGCTTCGTCATTGGGGGGCACCATGGCGGGCCGGCATGAGCCTGATGGATTTTGCCAGAATGGGGCGGGCACTTGTATGTTACGGGGGAATTCTGCGTCGAGAATCAGTCTTGGCGGTGTCGAGCGAACGTGGTTCGTCGCAGAAGTCAGGGCAGGGGATTATCCGGATGAATATTGGAAGTCGCGGCACCTTTCGCTCGCTTCTGTTGTCCACCGCCATTGCGGGCATACTGGCCAACGCCGCCAGTGCACAGACCTCCGGCGACCCGACTGATCCGGAAAGCTGGCGCACCCCGGAATACCGCGCGCAATGGGGGCTCGATTTCATCAATGCTGCCGATGCCTATGCAAAGGGGCTCGATGGCAGCGGGGTCATGGTGGGACTGATCGATGGTGGTCTTGACATAAATCATCCTGAATTTGTGGGGCGCTATATCGAAGGTGTCACTTTCGATCCATCGTATCCCTGGAACGTGGACGCGGAGAACCACGGCACTTCAGTTGCATCCATTATTGCCGCCAATCGCGATGGAGTCGGCATGCATGGCGTGGCTCCCGGAGCAATGATCGTTTCTGCCAACAGGTACGGCGGAGATGAATACGGCGATCTTTATGGCATCTCGATGCTCGTCGAGCGTGGAGTGCGCATCTTGAACAACAGCTATGGGTTTTTACGCCCGACTACGGATTTTACCTTCGAAGAAGCGGAGAGCGGCTTTGAACGGGAGCTTCCGGTTTATCGTCGCGCTGTCGCCGAAGGAGCTCTTCTGATATGGGCCACGGGAAATGAAGGATGGAGCCAACCCGCCATAAACGCGGGCCTTCCCTTCTATTTTCCGGAACTGGAGTCCGGTTGGCTGGCGGTCGCCGCGGTTGCGCCCGGCGATATGCCGACATGGTCGAATCGTTGCGGCGTCGCCATGAGCTGGTGCCTGGCAGCACCCGGCGGCGGCGACGTCTGGGAGTGGGACGACGGCAACAAACAATGGGTCTGGATAGGCGACCGGGACGACATTTTGGTTGCCAATGCAGGCGGCGGATACAGCAAGGAATGGGGCACGTCATTGGCTGCACCGTTTGTAGCCGGCACTGCCGCGCTGGTTGCGCAAATGTTTCCTTACATGACCATGGAGCAAGTGCGCCAGGTTCTGCTCGGGACGGCCCGGGATGTCGGCGCTCCGGGCGTGGACGAGATCTTCGGCTACGGCCTGCTCGATGCCGGCAAGGCAGTGCTTGGACCGGGCAAGTTCGACTGGGGCGATTTCCACGCGGTGATCGACGAAGGCAAAAGCGTATGGGAAAACGACATCACCGGCGATGGCGGGCTGATGAAGTCGGGCAATGGCGTGCTTGTCCTGACTGGTGACAGCGCCTATCTCGGCGACACCCGCATCGCCGGCGGTGTGCTTGCCGTTAACGGCAGCATAACATCCGATACGCTCATCGATCCGGCCGGCACGCTCGCCGGCACCGGCACGATCTTCGGCGACGTGGACAACAATGGTGCGGTCTACGCCGGCTGGAACCGCGACGGCGGCACGCTCACCATCGACGGCAATTATCGTCATCAGAAAGACGCCTGGCTGGTCGTGGAACTCGGCGCGCCGGACGGCACGAGCCGTCTCGACATCACCGGCACGGCCACCATCGAGGGAGGGTCGGTCGATGTCGGGTTCGAGCCCGGCGCCTATCGCGGCGATGCGCGCCACACGATCCTGTCTGCAGATGGCGACGTCACTGGACAGTTCGCGGATGTCTGCAACTGCTATGCCTTCCTCGATTTCGATCTCATCTATGATCCGACGAATGTCTATCTCGACGTCTCGCGCAACAGCGTCGCCTTCGCCGACGTGGCCACCACACGCAACGGTGCAGGGGTCGCGGGAGGCATCGAAAGCCTCGGCCTGGACAACCAGCTCTACGGCATCGTCACGACCCTGAACGCGGATGGGGCAGCCGTCGCGTTCAACCAGCTTACCGGCGAGATCCACCCCTCGCTTGCCGGCACGCTGGTCACGCAAACCAGTCTCATCAGCGATGCGGCTTCATCACGCCTTCGCACTGCCTTTGCAGATGTCGGCGCCCCGGCGTTGCCGGTTATGGCCTACGGTCCGGACGGGCCAGAACTCGCGCCTGCCACGACCGATCGTTTCGCAGTCTGGAGCCAGGCGCTCGGAGCCTGGGGTGAACGCGACGGAACAGATAATGTGGCGGGCCTTGACCACTCCATCGGCGGCGTGCTGTTCGGCGGCGACGCGGCTATGGGCGACGCGGCTATGGGCGACGCCTGGCGGGTCGGCGTGCTCGGCGGCTACAGCCAGACCACATTCGAGAGCCCGCGTACATCCTCGTCAGGCTCCTCCAAGAATATACACCTCGGCCTTTATGCCGGCACCGAGTGGGGTGCGGTCGCCCTGCGGACGGGTGCTGCCTACACATGGCACGATATTGAAACCCGGCGCGCGCCTCGGTTCAGCAGCTATTTCTATGATTTCGACGGCAAGCCGGCAGCAGACTATAACGCAGGCACCGCGCAGGTCTTCGGCGAACTCGGCTATCGCATGTCCGCCGGTAATCTCCGCCTTGAGCCATTTGCCGGACTGGCACATGCAAGCGTCAGGGCGGACGGCTTTGCCGAAACAGGCAGCGGGATGGGCCTCGTTTCCGCAGCGTCCACCACGGATGTCACGTTCACGACACTCGGCGCACATGCCGCTACTGACTTTGCCCTCGGAAACCTCGGCGTTACCGCCCGTGGCATGCTGGGGTGGCGGCATGCTTTCGGTGACACCGTGCCGACCTCCACCTTCGCCTTTGCAGGCGGCACGCCGTTCGCGATCGAAGGTCTGCCGATCGCCAGGAACGCGCTGGCGATCGAGGCCGGCCTCGACCTCCAGATTGCAAAGGCCGCAACATTCGGCGTCGCCTATGCCGGCCAGCTCGCCAGCAAGACGCAGGATCACAGCTTCAAGCTCGACCTTGCCGTGAAGTTCTGAAACCATGCCCCACACCTTGGGAACGGGTTTCGCAAAGCGACGGCCGCTTGCCGGATGACGCCGCACGATCCGACCCGTGAAAGAGCTGAGGCCGACAACTACGCGACCTATCCGGGCGTGCGGGGATCGAGGCGGGTTGGCTGAATCACCTAGGGCAGCTTTCGGACTTTCCTTCCCCAAAGCTGCCGTTCGGCTATCCACTCCTCACGTTCCGTTCCAGCCCAACAGCGCGGTGATAACCAAGCCGGACAGGCCGATACCGACGATGGCAGCAAGGCTCAAGAAGTAGCGCTTGAAGCGATCTGCCCAAAGCACGGCCCAGGACCGTTCGGGCTCGGCCAGCAGACGGGCGCTGCGATGTATGCCCCGATGGATTGAAAAATCGACGTCAACGACCATTCGCGGCCTGATGGCCGGGTCGGCGGCCTGGCGCTTGCCGATCTGGTCGATGCGTATACCCAGCCAGGCCTCTGCGGCGAAGCCGAGGAGGAACAAGACGGAAAAGAACACGATGATCGTGTAGGGCCAGAATCCGATATCGGGCCAAGATTGAAAACGCATCGCCCTAGCCTCTCGCTATGACACCTAATCGCCCCGGCATTTGCCAGCTTCCACCTTCTGCGCGATCACCGCATCCGACAGACGATCAATCCATGGCATGGCGGGTTCCTTGCCGACTTCCTGCATGCTGATCATCGACCATAGAATGTGCTCCCGCAAGCAGAGCTGTGACTGCTTTGGTGCCACACCCGTGCAAAAGCCGCCGGTTCGACCAGTCAGTGATCTTGTTTCGCGGGCGCTGCCACCAACCAAAGTCTGAGGCTGCGTGGTCTGGAAGAGATGATGGCTGAGCAGGGCGTTGGCCACGCGGAGAGGGCATGCGCTCTGGATCAGTCGCGCGGAACATAACCGAGCGCGGCGCTGATCGTCTGCCCCGCACGCACGACATGCTCCGCGATCTGCTTCAATTGCCGGCGGTTGATGCGGGTGTCGGGGCCGGACATGCCGATCGCGCCGACGACTTCGCCGGAGCGGTTGAGGATCGCGCTGGCGCATGCGGCGATGCCTGCGCGCCATTCGCCATGCGGCACCGCCGCGTAGCCTTGCCGGCGCGCCAGTTCGACATCCTCGCGCAACTCCTCCAGCGTTATGCGCGTGGTGCTGGTGTAGCGCTTGAAATGGGGAACGAAGCGTTCGAGATAGCTGTCGGGCAGATGCGCGAGCATGGCCTTTCCGGTCGCCATCGTGAATGCGGGTGCGCGGGCGCCGACGCTGGTATGCGCCCGGATGTGATGGGCGCTTTCGATCTTGTCGAGATAGATGACGTCGGTGCCTTCCAGAACGGACAAATGAACCGTCTCGCCGGTGATCTCGGCCAGTTCGGCCATCGCGGGGCGGGCGACCTGCACGATGTCGAGGCGGCGGATGACGTTGCTGCCGAGCTGCCAGATCTTGGTCGTCAGTTCATAGGTGCTGCTGGGCGGTATCTGGCGGACATAGCCATGCATCTGCAGCGTCGTAAGCAGCCGATGGACATTGCTTTTCGTGAGCTTCAGTTCGGCCGCGAGGTCGGTGACGCCGCGCGGATTCTCGCTTGCCGCGAGCGCTTCCAGAAGTCGCAGTCCCTTGATGAAGGCTTTATCCATAATCCATGCCGTCGCCGAGTTCGCAGGCCGAGAATCGGAAGCGATTTTCGGTGAAGTCCGATGCTCCGTCAAAGGGGCGGAGATTGCCAATCGGCTGAATGAAACACATGGCGTTCTCTACCATGAGCTGCCGGCCCCGGCCAACCGAGCCGGCCCCTTACTGCGCGGACGGCCGCGATCGGCGATCGCGGCCGTCCAGATTGCCTTCCGCCCTTATTGCGAGAGCAGGGCGTTCAGTTTTTCCTGGCCATATTCTTCATTGGTGGTGTTGCCGTCGGACGACTTGGCACCCCAAAAGTCCGGGCTCCACTCGATGGCCTTCTTCACGTTTTCGGGATTGTTGGCCCAGTAACGGCTGACTTCCGGATCGGCCTTCTCGAACACCAGCGGCGACGGCAGCGCCACGGGATATGCTGAGGTAAGCTCCGCCGCCCGCTCTGCATCGAGGCGCCAGGATAGCAGCTTCAGCGCGTTTTCGTAGTGCGGCGCGCCTTTCGGGATCGAGAAGAAATCATAGTAGATGAAGCCCTGGTTCCAATTGACTTCAACCGGCGCGCCTTCGAGTGCAAGCAGGCTCATGGAGCCTGTATACGCCATGCACATGTCGGCCTCGCCGTCGAGCAGGAGTTGCGGTGCCTGGGCCGAAGTGGTCCACCACTTGGTGACGTGGGGCTTGATCTCCTCGATTTTCGCCAGGGCGCGTTCCATGTCGATTGGATAAAGGTCCTCCTTCTTCACGCCATCGGCCATGAGCGCGGCTTCAAAAACGAAGCGCGGCCATGCCGGCAGACAGCGTGACCCAGGGAACTTTTCGACGTTCCAGAAATCGGCCCAGCCGCTCGGCGCGTTGTCGCCGCTGTACTTATCGGTGTTGTAGGCCATGCCGACGCCGATCACCTGAAGGGCGACGCCCTTCGGGCGCTTCAGATTGTCGGGCATGGTTGCGAGCGTCGTCTTGGCGCTGTCGGAAAGCTTGTCGTAGTCGATATCGGCAAGGCAGCAATCGCCGAGCAGCGCGGTTTCCTGGTCGAAGATGAAGGTCAGATCCCAATCGGTCTTGCCGGCGTCGACCTGCGCCTTGATGCGTGGACCGCTGCGGGCTTCCTGAACGAGCACGACGTCGATGCCGGTTTCCTTCTTGAAGGGATCGTACATCACCTTGCGCAACGCATCGCCATAGGGTCCGCCCGGATCCTGCATGACGACTTCGTTGCTTTGGGCATGGGCGGTCGCGGCACTCGCCGCGATGATCGCCATCGCCGTGAAGCGCACGGCGAGAGACTTGAAAGTCGAATGTCGTTTCATTTCATCTTCCTCCCTAATTAAGTTTTCGATCGTTCACGCGGTCTTGCGCGAGCGGGTCAGTACCGGCCGCGCAAGGATGATGCCGACCACCACGAGGAGAACCTCCAGCGTGGAGACGACGGCAAGGACGGGGCTGAGCTCGTAGTTGACGCCGGCCCACAGCTTGAGCGGCAGTGTCACCAGGCGCGGGCTGGTCAGGAACAGCGACAACACCAGCTCGTCGAAGGAATGCAGGAACGCGAAGAACGTCGCCGCAGCCAGACCTGGCGCGATCGCCGGCAGCGTCACCGTGCGGAATACGGCGAGCGGCGAGGCTCCGTGCACGGCCGCAGCTTGCTCCAGATTGCGATCGACGCTTTGCAGCGCGGCGCAGATGATGACCACCACGATCGGCAGTCCACCGATCGCATGGGCGGCTGCCAGCCCGCCGATCGTGCCGTCGAACCCGACGCGCAGATAGAGACTGTAGAGCGACAGGCCGAGCACCACGGGCGGAACGATCACCGGGCTGACCAGAAGCAGCATGATGATGGTCTTTCCGCGAATGGAACTGCGCACGATGCCCATGGCAGCGGAGGCGCCGAGGAACACGGAGATGAGCGCAGAAATGACGGCGATCGTCAGCGAATCGAAGAACGCTTTCACCCAGGCACTGTCGGTGAAAAACTGCTCGTACCAGCGCAACGAGTAGCCCGGTGGCGGGAATGTCAGGAAGCTGGCCTTGCTGAAAGAGATGATCATGACGACGATGATCGGCGCCACCAGAATGGCGATCACCAAGGTGCCGGCTGAAATGACGGTGGCGCTTCCGAGCCAGCGGGGTGCCGCCGAAAGCGCGCGCATGATCGGCCAGCCGATCGTGTCGGCGAGAAGCTTGCCGAACGCGCCCTGGGAGAATGCACGCCCGCCGTAATCCTTGCCGCGCTTTTTCGTGGAAGTCTTGTCGGTAAGCTTGCCGCCGCCCCACAAAAACTCGAACCCGAGGAAGCGTCCGGCGATGCCCACGAAAACCATGGTGATGACGAGCAGCACAACGCCGAGTGCCTGCAGAAAGCCTTCGCTGCTGACGAAATTCGATTGCTGCGTGATATGCATGGCGAACATCTGGTCGCCCGGACCTCCGAGCAGCGTCGGCGTGATGAAGAAGCCTATGCCCATCACGAAGACAAGCAGAAAGCCCGCGCCCACGCCGGGCAATGTCAATGGCAGCAGCACGCGCCAGAACACGGCGAGCGGCCCGGCGCCGCTCGCGGCGGCGGCGCGCGTCAGGCTCGGATCGAGGCGGGCGACGCTGGAATAGATCGTCAGCACCATGATGGGCAGCAGCACCGCCGTCATGCCGAGCAGCACTGCCCCGCGGTTGAAGAGAAGCTGCATCGGCTGGTCGTAGATGCCAAGCCAGACGGCTAACTTGTTGACGGGACCGTTTCGGCCGAGAAGCACCATCCAGGAATAGGTGCGGATGAGGATCGCGATGAAATAAGGGAGGATGACGCTAACCGCCACCACGACCTGTACCCAGCCGCGCGTGCGGTGGATCAGAAGGGCGGTCGGATAGCCGAGGATGGCGCACAGTATGGCGACACTGAGCGCGATGCCCATCGTCCGCACGAGCGAGTCCCAGTAGAGGGGCACCGAGAAGACCCGGTCGAAATAGACCCATGGCGTCGGGCCGCTGACGCTTATCCTGGTCAGATCCATCAGCGGCAGCAGATAGATGAAGCCCAGGAAGAGGGCCGCCGGAACGAGCAGCCATGCCGGGTTGCCGAAGATCTCACGCAGGCTCACGGACTGGCTTCGCCGTTCATCCCTGACGGCGACAGTCATGAAAGCACCCAGCAGTCTTCCGCGCGCCAGCCCGCATGGAGCTTGTCGCCCACCGAGGGCAATGCGCGGTCGGCGCTGTCGGAACAGCGGATGAGCAGAGTCTCGCCGCCTTCCATCTGCGCTTCGATGCGCAATATCTCGCCCAGGAAAAGGGCGGATGTGACAGTAACCGGGATCGTGTTGGGAGCAGGCTCGTCGCTGATCGTGATGCGCTCCGGGCGGACCAGAACGGTGGCGCGGCCGACATCGATCGCGCCGCGGCTTTCGGCCTCGAAAACATAGCCGGCGCGGTTTTTCAGCGTGATCGTCGAGCCGCGTTTCTGCACGATCTCGGCATCGACGAGGTTGCTTTCGCCGACAAATGACGCAACGAAGCGGTTTGTCGGGTGGCGATAGATTTCCGTCGGGGTGCCGACCTGCACGATACGGCCGTTTTCGAGGACCGCGATGCGGTCGCTCATGGTCAGCGCCTCGCCCTGATCGTGCGTGACGAAAAGGATGGTGCTGCCCAGCGCCTGGTGGAGGTCGCGGATCTCGATCTGGATCGATTCACGCAGGCGGCGATCGAGCGCGCTCAGCGGTTCGTCCATCAGCACCACCTTCGGGCGCATGACAATGGAGCGGGCGATGGCCACGCGCTGTTGCTGGCCGCCGGACATCTGCGAAGGCATCTTCGCCGCATGCTCGGACAGCCGCATGATCTCCAGCGTCTCGGCGACGCGGCGGTCGGTTGTCGCGCGGTCGACGCCGGCCATGCGCAAGGGGAAGGCCACGTTCTGGTTCACGGTCATGTTCGGGAAGAGCGCGTAGCTCTGGAACACCATGCCGAAGCCGCGCCGATGCGTGGGAACCCTGTGGATCGCCTTGCCGTCGACAAGGATTTCGCCCTCGTTCAGCTTCTGGAAGCCCGCAACGAGGTTGAGCAGCGTGGTCTTGCCGCTCCCGGAGGGGCCGAGCAGCGTGATAAACTCGCCGGGCTCTATGTCGATGCTGATGTGGTCGGCGGCGCGGAAATTGCCGTAGGTCTTGACGACATCCCGGACTGTGATGCTGCTTCCGATCACCTGCCGGGAGACGCTTCCGCCACCGGTCGATCCTTCTCCACCCTCGCTACGCCGGGCCACACTGACAGTCATCGCATTCCTCCCATGCGTTCTACATTATAGAACGGTATTCCGTATTTATCATTAGTCGCCGCTTGTGCCTTGTCAAGCCGGGTCGCGGCCAAGTGCTCCGGGGCGCGCCGACCGAAGGCTTGCTGCAATGCAACATACAGAGCAGGCGCTGTTGGCAGCAGGCGGTTTTTTTCTTTGTGCAGGCGATGTCGGGAATAATCTTGTTATCCTGCAGTGATGCCCTGGCGTATGTAGTCCTGTGCGGCGTCTGTCAGCCAAGGTTCCTCACAACGCGATTACCGGCGCGGGCTTGCATGAGATTCGCTCAGATCAATCACGTCACATCCAGCAGGCCGCGCCGTCTTTCCGGCCGTGCACGACGTGCGTTGACACCGCCATGCAATCGCGCCTATCCTAAATTTTCAGAATTGCGTTCTATATTATAGAACATATTTCGACCGCTC is drawn from Mesorhizobium sp. CAU 1732 and contains these coding sequences:
- a CDS encoding autotransporter domain-containing protein, which translates into the protein MSLMDFARMGRALVCYGGILRRESVLAVSSERGSSQKSGQGIIRMNIGSRGTFRSLLLSTAIAGILANAASAQTSGDPTDPESWRTPEYRAQWGLDFINAADAYAKGLDGSGVMVGLIDGGLDINHPEFVGRYIEGVTFDPSYPWNVDAENHGTSVASIIAANRDGVGMHGVAPGAMIVSANRYGGDEYGDLYGISMLVERGVRILNNSYGFLRPTTDFTFEEAESGFERELPVYRRAVAEGALLIWATGNEGWSQPAINAGLPFYFPELESGWLAVAAVAPGDMPTWSNRCGVAMSWCLAAPGGGDVWEWDDGNKQWVWIGDRDDILVANAGGGYSKEWGTSLAAPFVAGTAALVAQMFPYMTMEQVRQVLLGTARDVGAPGVDEIFGYGLLDAGKAVLGPGKFDWGDFHAVIDEGKSVWENDITGDGGLMKSGNGVLVLTGDSAYLGDTRIAGGVLAVNGSITSDTLIDPAGTLAGTGTIFGDVDNNGAVYAGWNRDGGTLTIDGNYRHQKDAWLVVELGAPDGTSRLDITGTATIEGGSVDVGFEPGAYRGDARHTILSADGDVTGQFADVCNCYAFLDFDLIYDPTNVYLDVSRNSVAFADVATTRNGAGVAGGIESLGLDNQLYGIVTTLNADGAAVAFNQLTGEIHPSLAGTLVTQTSLISDAASSRLRTAFADVGAPALPVMAYGPDGPELAPATTDRFAVWSQALGAWGERDGTDNVAGLDHSIGGVLFGGDAAMGDAAMGDAWRVGVLGGYSQTTFESPRTSSSGSSKNIHLGLYAGTEWGAVALRTGAAYTWHDIETRRAPRFSSYFYDFDGKPAADYNAGTAQVFGELGYRMSAGNLRLEPFAGLAHASVRADGFAETGSGMGLVSAASTTDVTFTTLGAHAATDFALGNLGVTARGMLGWRHAFGDTVPTSTFAFAGGTPFAIEGLPIARNALAIEAGLDLQIAKAATFGVAYAGQLASKTQDHSFKLDLAVKF
- a CDS encoding IclR family transcriptional regulator — encoded protein: MDKAFIKGLRLLEALAASENPRGVTDLAAELKLTKSNVHRLLTTLQMHGYVRQIPPSSTYELTTKIWQLGSNVIRRLDIVQVARPAMAELAEITGETVHLSVLEGTDVIYLDKIESAHHIRAHTSVGARAPAFTMATGKAMLAHLPDSYLERFVPHFKRYTSTTRITLEELREDVELARRQGYAAVPHGEWRAGIAACASAILNRSGEVVGAIGMSGPDTRINRRQLKQIAEHVVRAGQTISAALGYVPRD
- a CDS encoding ABC transporter substrate-binding protein; this translates as MKRHSTFKSLAVRFTAMAIIAASAATAHAQSNEVVMQDPGGPYGDALRKVMYDPFKKETGIDVVLVQEARSGPRIKAQVDAGKTDWDLTFIFDQETALLGDCCLADIDYDKLSDSAKTTLATMPDNLKRPKGVALQVIGVGMAYNTDKYSGDNAPSGWADFWNVEKFPGSRCLPAWPRFVFEAALMADGVKKEDLYPIDMERALAKIEEIKPHVTKWWTTSAQAPQLLLDGEADMCMAYTGSMSLLALEGAPVEVNWNQGFIYYDFFSIPKGAPHYENALKLLSWRLDAERAAELTSAYPVALPSPLVFEKADPEVSRYWANNPENVKKAIEWSPDFWGAKSSDGNTTNEEYGQEKLNALLSQ
- a CDS encoding ABC transporter permease subunit, yielding MTVAVRDERRSQSVSLREIFGNPAWLLVPAALFLGFIYLLPLMDLTRISVSGPTPWVYFDRVFSVPLYWDSLVRTMGIALSVAILCAILGYPTALLIHRTRGWVQVVVAVSVILPYFIAILIRTYSWMVLLGRNGPVNKLAVWLGIYDQPMQLLFNRGAVLLGMTAVLLPIMVLTIYSSVARLDPSLTRAAAASGAGPLAVFWRVLLPLTLPGVGAGFLLVFVMGIGFFITPTLLGGPGDQMFAMHITQQSNFVSSEGFLQALGVVLLVITMVFVGIAGRFLGFEFLWGGGKLTDKTSTKKRGKDYGGRAFSQGAFGKLLADTIGWPIMRALSAAPRWLGSATVISAGTLVIAILVAPIIVVMIISFSKASFLTFPPPGYSLRWYEQFFTDSAWVKAFFDSLTIAVISALISVFLGASAAMGIVRSSIRGKTIIMLLLVSPVIVPPVVLGLSLYSLYLRVGFDGTIGGLAAAHAIGGLPIVVVIICAALQSVDRNLEQAAAVHGASPLAVFRTVTLPAIAPGLAAATFFAFLHSFDELVLSLFLTSPRLVTLPLKLWAGVNYELSPVLAVVSTLEVLLVVVGIILARPVLTRSRKTA
- a CDS encoding ABC transporter ATP-binding protein, whose amino-acid sequence is MTVSVARRSEGGEGSTGGGSVSRQVIGSSITVRDVVKTYGNFRAADHISIDIEPGEFITLLGPSGSGKTTLLNLVAGFQKLNEGEILVDGKAIHRVPTHRRGFGMVFQSYALFPNMTVNQNVAFPLRMAGVDRATTDRRVAETLEIMRLSEHAAKMPSQMSGGQQQRVAIARSIVMRPKVVLMDEPLSALDRRLRESIQIEIRDLHQALGSTILFVTHDQGEALTMSDRIAVLENGRIVQVGTPTEIYRHPTNRFVASFVGESNLVDAEIVQKRGSTITLKNRAGYVFEAESRGAIDVGRATVLVRPERITISDEPAPNTIPVTVTSALFLGEILRIEAQMEGGETLLIRCSDSADRALPSVGDKLHAGWRAEDCWVLS